One genomic region from Pyxicephalus adspersus chromosome 1, UCB_Pads_2.0, whole genome shotgun sequence encodes:
- the MRPS17 gene encoding small ribosomal subunit protein uS17m, with the protein MSGTRVAVHAKWIVGKVIGTKMTKTAKVRVTRMVLDNYLLKYYNKRKTYFAHDPQEQCTEGDIVLLKALPEKRGKHVNHELVEIIFKVGRVVDPLTGKLCAGTQFQESLEDINENNIDQLLQSIHFSAGSSSQDKKADS; encoded by the exons ATGTCTGGCACTCGTGTTGCTGTCCATGCTAAATGGATTGTAGGAAAAGTAATTGGCACAAAGATGACTAAGACAGCAAAAGTCAGAGTGACAAGAATGGTGCTAGATAATTACTTACTAAAg TATTATAACAAGAGGAAGACCTACTTTGCTCATGATCCCCAGGAGCAGTGCACGGAGGGAGATATTGTACTGCTAAAAGCCTTACCTGAAAAGAGGGGTAAACATGTCAACCATGAACTGGTTGAAATCATATTTAAAGTTGGCAGAGTGGTTGACCCCTTGACTGGCAAACTCTGTGCAGGCACACAGTTTCAAGAAAGTTTAGAGGACATTAATGAAAATAACATTGATCAGTTGCTTCAGAGCATCCACTTTTCAGCAGGGTCAAGTAGTCAAGACAAGAAGGCTGATTCCTGA
- the CCT6A gene encoding T-complex protein 1 subunit zeta — protein sequence MSAVKALNPKAEVARAQAALSVNISAARGLQDVLRTNLGPKGTMKMLVSGAGDIKLTKDGNVLLHEMQIQHPTASLIAKVATAQDDITGDGTTSNVLIIGELLKQADLYISEGLHPRIVTEGFEAAKVKALKVLEEVKVSKEMDRETLINVARTSLRTKVHAELADILTEAVVDSVLAIRQENEPIDLYMVEIMEMKHKTDSETTLIRGLVLDHGARHPDMKKRVEDAFILTCNVSLEYEKTEVNSGFFYKSAEEREKLVKAERKFIEERVNKIIALKRKVCGDTNKGFIVINQKGIDPFSLDALAKEGIVALRRAKRRNMERLTLACGGSAMNSVDDLTPECLGHAGLVYEYTMGEEKFTFIEQCEHPHSVTLLIKGPNKHTLTQIKDAIRDGLRAVKNAIEDGCVVAGAGALEVAIADALVKHKPNVKGRAQLGVQAFADALLIIPKVLAQNSGYDQQETLVKLQTEYAETGQLIGVDLNTGEPMVSSEAGVWDNYSVKKQLLHSCTVIASNILLVDEIMRAGMSSLKG from the exons ATGTCTGCCGTCAAAGCCTTAAACCCGAAAGCTGAGGTGGCCCGAGCCCAGGCTGCGCTCTCGGTGAACATCAGTGCGGCCCGCGGCCTCCAGGATGTGCTGAGGACCAACCTCGGGCCTAAGGGGACCATGAAGAT GTTAGTCTCCGGCGCTGGTGATATCAAGCTTACCAAGGATGGAAATGTCTTGCTTCATGAAATG caaattcaACATCCAACAGCCTCTCTGATAGCTAAAGTAGCCACTGCACAAGATGACATCACCGGAGATGGAACCACCTCCAATGTTCTGATTATCGGAGAGCTTCTCAAACAAGCAGACCTTTATATATCTGAG GGTCTTCACCCAAGAATTGTCACAGAAGGTTTTGAAGCTGCAAAAGTTAAGGCACTTAAAGTTCTGGAAGAGGTCAAGGTATCCAAAGAAATGGATAGAGAGACTCTTATCAACGTGGCCCGGACATCACTTCGCACGAAAGTTCATGCCGAGCTGGCTGATATTTTAACAGAG GCGGTTGTGGATTCTGTTCTCGCCATAAGGCAGGAAAATGAGCCAATCGACTTGTATATGGTTGAAATCATGGAGATGAAGCATAAAACCGACAGTGAGACAAC ACTTATAAGAGGGCTGGTGCTTGATCATGGAGCTCGCCATCCAGACATGAAGAAGAGAGTTGAAGATGCATTCATTCTGACATGCAATGTGTCTCTAGAATATGAAAAAAC GGAAGTAAATTCTGGGTTCTTCTACAAAAGTGCAGAGGAGCGTGAGAAACTTGTTAAAGCAGAAAGGAAATTTATTGAGGAGAGAGTGAATAAAATCATAGCTCTGAAAAGAAAGGTGTGCGGTGATACTAACAAAGGATTCATTGTGATTAACCAGAAG GGAATAGACCCATTTTCCTTGGATGCCCTTGCAAAGGAAGGGATTGTAGCCCTCCGCAGAGCAAAGAGAAGAAACATGGAAAG gcttaCATTGGCTTGTGGTGGCAGTGCAATGAATTCAGTAGATGACCTCACCCCAGAATGTTTGGGACATGCTGGTCTTGTCTATGAATATACAATG GGTGAGGAGAAGTTTACTTTTATAGAACAATGTGAACATCCACACTCTGTCACCTTGCTCATTAAGGGGCCAAATAAGCACACCCTAACTCAGATAAAAGATGCTATAAGGGATGGCTTGCGTGCAGTGAAGAACGCAATTGAAGATG GATGTGTTGTGGCTGGTGCCGGTGCATTAGAAGTTGCTATTGCTGATGCTCTTGTCAAGCACAAGCCCAACGTAAAAGGACGAGCCCAGCTTGGTGTTCAAGCTTTTGCTGATGCTCTTCTCATCATTCCCAAG GTTCTTGCTCAGAATTCAGGATATGACCAACAGGAGACATTAGTAAAACTTCAGACAGAATATGCTGAAACAGGCCAACTGATTGGTGTAGATTTAAATACAG gTGAACCAATGGTTTCTTCAGAGGCAGGAGTTTGGGACAATTACAGTGTTAAGAAGCAGCTTCTTCATTCCTG
- the NIPSNAP2 gene encoding protein NipSnap homolog 2 — protein sequence MASRAVSVALSRANRIQACGPSLLLARGLASSSQKAREDSWLRSLFVRKVDPRKDAHSNLLAKKEISNLYKIQFHNVKPECLESYNKLCEEVLPKIHTGEEYPCTLVGTWNTWYGEQDQAVHLWRYEGGYPALTEVMSKLRNNKEFTEFRKARGNMLLSRKNQLLLEFSFWNEPVPRQGPNIYELRSYQLRPGTMIEWGNHWARAIRYRQDSSEAVAGFFSQIGQLYMVHHLWAYEDLQSRDDIRNSAWQKDGWDECVYYTVPLIQEMESRIMIPLKSSPLQ from the exons ATGGCGAGCAGAGCTGTGTCCGTGGCTTTGAGTAGGGCGAACAGGATCCAGGCCTGCGGGCCTAGCCTTCTGCTTGCCAG AGGCCTTGCATCATCCAGCCAGAAAGCCAGAGAAGACAGTTGGCTTCGGTCTCTCTTTGTGCGTAAGGTCGATCCACGCAAGGATGCTCACTCAAATCTGCTAGCAAAAAAGGAGATCAGCAACCtctataaaatacaat ttcacaATGTAAAGCCAGAATGTCTAGAATCCTACAATAAACTTTG TGAAGAGGTACTGCCAAAGATCCATACAGGAGAAGAATATCCCTGTACACTAGTGGGGACTTGGAATACTTGGTATGGAGAACAAGATCAGGCTG tTCACTTGTGGAGATACGAAGGAGGATATCCAGCACTGACAGAGGTGATGAGTAAACTCAGGAATAACAAG gAATTTACAGAGTTTCGCAAAGCACGGGGTAACATGTTGCTGTCCCGTAAAAATCAACTTCTTTTGGAATTTAGCTTTTGGAACGAACCTGTCCCAAGACAAGGGCCCAACATTTATGAGCTGAGGTCCTATCAGTTGAGG cctGGAACCATGATTGAATGGGGAAACCACTG GGCTCGAGCCATTAGGTACCGGCAGGACAGCAGTGAAGCTGTGGCTGGCTTTTTCTCCCAGATTGGACAACTTTACATGGTCCATCACTTGTGGG CTTACGAAGACCTACAGAGCAGGGATGACATTAGGAATTCTGCCTGGCAGAAAGATGGCTGGGATGAATGTGTCTACTATACAG TTCCTCTTATACAGGAGATGGAATCCAGAATTATGATCCCATTGAAGAGCTCTCCTCTGCAGTAA